One part of the Zymomonas mobilis subsp. pomaceae ATCC 29192 genome encodes these proteins:
- the trpC gene encoding indole-3-glycerol phosphate synthase TrpC, translated as MSNILTEICATKARHVADKKKHISETDLYNLTKNQTAPRGFRAALDKKRAEGKFSLIAEIKKASPSKGLIRPDFEPILHARSYQEGGAACLSVLTDQPYFQGHEDYLIAARNEVTLPVLRKDFMIDPWQVTEARAIGADAILIIVAALEDNQMQEIEAAALEYGMDALIEVHSTQEMERALRLKSRLIGVNNRDLRDFSVSFDRTYELIKQAPKECTFVAESGIQTHDDLVAMNQHNIGCFLVGETLMRQKDVKQATRDLLGLN; from the coding sequence ATGTCAAATATTCTTACAGAAATTTGTGCTACCAAAGCACGCCACGTTGCAGACAAAAAAAAGCATATCAGTGAAACTGATCTTTATAATTTGACGAAAAATCAGACTGCCCCGCGAGGTTTTCGCGCTGCTTTAGATAAAAAAAGAGCTGAGGGTAAATTTAGTTTAATCGCTGAAATAAAGAAAGCTAGCCCCTCCAAAGGCCTAATCCGTCCAGATTTTGAGCCTATTCTTCATGCTCGTTCCTATCAGGAAGGCGGTGCGGCCTGTCTATCAGTTTTGACTGACCAGCCTTACTTCCAAGGCCATGAGGACTATTTAATTGCGGCACGGAATGAAGTGACGCTTCCCGTTTTACGCAAAGATTTTATGATCGATCCTTGGCAGGTTACAGAAGCCCGCGCCATCGGTGCCGATGCGATATTAATTATCGTGGCTGCTTTAGAGGACAACCAGATGCAAGAAATCGAAGCCGCCGCCTTAGAATATGGAATGGATGCCTTGATAGAGGTGCATAGCACACAGGAAATGGAACGCGCTTTAAGGTTAAAATCGCGTCTTATCGGGGTAAATAATCGGGATTTAAGAGATTTTTCGGTTAGCTTTGACCGAACTTACGAACTGATCAAACAGGCGCCGAAAGAGTGCACTTTTGTGGCGGAAAGTGGAATCCAGACCCATGATGATTTAGTGGCAATGAATCAGCATAATATTGGTTGTTTTTTAGTCGGGGAAACCCTTATGCGTCAGAAGGATGTAAAACAGGCAACCCGTGACTTATTGGGATTAAACTAA
- the rpsK gene encoding 30S ribosomal protein S11, producing the protein MAREPQRVRRRERKNISAGVAHVNASFNNTMITITDAQGNAISWSSAGMMGFKGSRKSTPYAAQVAAEDAGKKAAEHGVRTLEVEVKGPGSGRESALRALQAVGFHITSIRDVTPIPHNGVRPSKRRRV; encoded by the coding sequence ATGGCACGCGAACCGCAGCGCGTTAGAAGACGCGAGCGTAAAAATATTTCAGCCGGCGTTGCACATGTGAACGCCAGCTTTAACAATACAATGATCACCATCACCGATGCACAGGGTAATGCTATTTCCTGGTCATCAGCGGGTATGATGGGTTTTAAAGGTAGCCGTAAATCGACGCCTTATGCCGCACAGGTTGCAGCAGAAGATGCCGGTAAGAAGGCTGCTGAGCATGGCGTTCGTACGCTGGAAGTTGAAGTCAAAGGCCCGGGTTCAGGTCGTGAATCTGCACTTCGTGCTTTGCAGGCGGTTGGTTTTCACATCACCTCTATCCGTGATGTAACCCCCATTCCGCATAATGGTGTACGTCCTTCTAAGCGGCGTCGTGTCTGA
- the rplQ gene encoding 50S ribosomal protein L17 — protein sequence MRHRVGGRKLQRTSSHRLALFRNQAAALIKHEQIMTTLAKARELRPYTEKLITLAKKGGLANRRLAHSRLLDDTQLKKLFDIVGPRYADRNGGYTRIIKAGIRASDSAQMAIIEFVDRDVTAKGQDSGPVLSEEVENEEA from the coding sequence ATGCGTCATCGTGTTGGCGGCCGTAAGCTGCAACGTACCTCTAGCCATCGTCTGGCTTTATTCCGTAATCAGGCTGCAGCCTTGATTAAGCATGAACAGATTATGACGACGCTTGCTAAGGCACGTGAACTGCGTCCTTATACAGAAAAGCTGATTACCTTGGCGAAAAAAGGTGGTCTGGCTAACCGTCGTCTGGCGCATAGCCGTTTGTTAGATGATACACAGTTGAAAAAACTGTTTGATATCGTGGGTCCCCGTTATGCTGATCGTAATGGTGGTTATACGCGTATCATTAAAGCCGGTATCCGTGCTTCTGACTCTGCACAGATGGCGATCATCGAATTTGTTGATCGTGATGTCACTGCCAAAGGTCAGGATTCTGGTCCTGTTTTGAGTGAAGAAGTCGAAAACGAAGAGGCTTGA
- the rplO gene encoding 50S ribosomal protein L15, translated as MSFKLNELKDNAGSRQDRVRVGRGIGSGLGKTAGRGQKGQKSRSGVAIKGFAGGQMPIYMRLPKRGFNNIFGKDYAEVNLGVVQKLIENGRLDANAPVDHAALKAAGVARGGKDGVRLLGKGEISSKVTFKVAGISKAAREAVEKAGGSVELIARRNVEKAEA; from the coding sequence ATGTCTTTTAAACTTAACGAACTCAAAGATAATGCCGGTTCACGCCAGGATCGCGTCCGTGTTGGTCGTGGTATTGGTTCTGGTCTTGGTAAAACGGCTGGTCGTGGTCAAAAAGGCCAAAAGAGCCGTTCAGGCGTGGCTATCAAAGGTTTCGCTGGTGGCCAGATGCCAATTTACATGCGTCTCCCAAAGCGTGGCTTTAACAATATTTTTGGTAAAGATTATGCCGAAGTCAATTTGGGTGTTGTGCAGAAACTGATCGAAAACGGTCGTCTTGATGCAAATGCACCGGTTGATCATGCTGCTCTTAAAGCGGCAGGGGTTGCCCGAGGTGGTAAAGATGGTGTGCGTCTCTTAGGTAAGGGTGAGATCTCTTCCAAAGTTACGTTCAAGGTTGCTGGTATTTCTAAAGCAGCGCGTGAAGCTGTTGAGAAAGCTGGCGGTTCTGTTGAATTAATTGCCCGTCGCAATGTTGAAAAAGCAGAAGCCTAA
- a CDS encoding MFS transporter — protein MAWDKQKNRNDYSTASVSSGEGTGNLKKLNLSMLILALALGTFSIGIGEFAVMSLLPNFAKGLHISIPDAGNVISAYALGVVIGAPIIAIGGAWQSRRHLLIGMMLLFMLGNTASALAPNYHWMLLFRFISGLPHGAFFGISMLVAAAQVPFEQRSRVIGRVFFGLTLSTLFGVPIVTAFGQYLGWRWGFGSVAILATITFILIIIYCPYDAPNKDESPLSEVKSMGRIQIWLTLLIAAIGFGGMFTIYSYIGATLTEVTHISPHLEPMVLFIFGSGMVLGNIIASWFADKSLLPTIGGLLIWSILSELLFFFVAGNIWLLTIDVFLIGGGVALSPLLQTRLMDVAGKAQTLAASLNHSAFNIANAIGPFLGGEAIRAGFGYQSTGWVGALLAAGGLAFFLISIMIDSRHNKIKA, from the coding sequence ATGGCATGGGACAAACAAAAAAATAGAAACGATTATTCGACAGCATCCGTTTCTTCTGGTGAGGGGACAGGTAATCTTAAAAAACTGAATCTGTCGATGCTGATTTTAGCCCTAGCGTTAGGTACCTTTTCTATCGGCATTGGCGAATTTGCAGTAATGAGTTTACTACCTAATTTTGCTAAGGGACTTCATATTTCTATCCCTGATGCGGGTAATGTCATTAGTGCTTATGCTTTAGGTGTAGTGATCGGAGCCCCCATAATCGCGATCGGTGGCGCATGGCAAAGTCGTCGTCATCTCTTAATTGGGATGATGCTGCTCTTTATGCTTGGAAATACGGCCAGTGCTTTGGCCCCTAATTATCACTGGATGTTATTATTTCGTTTTATCAGTGGTCTTCCTCATGGTGCATTTTTTGGCATTTCAATGTTGGTTGCGGCAGCACAAGTACCTTTTGAACAAAGATCGCGAGTAATTGGTCGGGTATTTTTCGGATTAACCCTTTCAACCCTCTTTGGGGTACCCATAGTAACGGCTTTCGGCCAATATCTGGGTTGGCGCTGGGGTTTTGGGTCGGTAGCTATCTTAGCAACGATAACATTTATTCTTATTATTATTTATTGTCCCTATGACGCCCCCAATAAGGACGAAAGTCCGCTTTCCGAAGTGAAATCAATGGGACGCATCCAAATATGGTTGACCTTGTTGATAGCCGCAATCGGTTTTGGAGGCATGTTCACAATTTATAGCTATATTGGGGCAACACTTACCGAGGTAACCCATATTTCTCCCCATTTAGAGCCTATGGTTCTCTTTATTTTCGGAAGTGGGATGGTTCTCGGTAATATCATCGCCAGTTGGTTTGCTGATAAATCCTTACTACCTACAATCGGCGGATTATTAATCTGGAGTATTCTTTCTGAACTTCTATTTTTCTTTGTTGCCGGTAATATTTGGCTACTAACTATAGATGTATTTCTTATCGGTGGGGGTGTCGCCCTCTCTCCGTTGCTTCAGACCCGACTTATGGATGTCGCAGGGAAAGCGCAGACATTAGCGGCTTCGCTTAATCACAGTGCCTTTAATATTGCTAATGCTATTGGACCTTTTTTAGGCGGTGAAGCAATCCGAGCTGGTTTTGGCTATCAATCCACGGGATGGGTCGGTGCCCTTCTTGCCGCAGGTGGTTTAGCTTTCTTTCTGATTTCTATTATGATTGACTCACGACATAATAAGATCAAGGCATGA
- the secY gene encoding preprotein translocase subunit SecY has protein sequence MASAANQFASNFNLSQFGKATDLKKRLWFTFLALIVFRLLSFVPLPGIDPRTMGALFAQTHGGVLDFFNTFSGGSLSRMSLIALGLMPYITASIVVQLSTSLSPHLEALKKEGDSGRKKLNQYTRYGTVLLTAIQGYFIAVGLENWRTPAGLSAVVDPGLLFRVSCVISLIGGTMFLMWLGEQITSRGVGNGTSLIIMAGIVSQLPVIILNTLERARSGAVNPALVLGILVVVVGLILFICFMERAQRRVLIQYPKRQSAHGVMQADKSHLPLKLNTANVIPPIFASSVLLMPLTITQFAGQRMTAGGRWNNILITLNQYLAHGTWLYMLLYGAGIVFFSFFYTAIVFNPEETADNLKRYGGFIPGIRPGKATADYLDYLLTRITVVGAAYLTCICLVPEFMASQLGMTSFAIGGTSLLIVVNVTIDTITQIQSHLIAHQYGDLIRKSKLRGKTIRRRSK, from the coding sequence ATGGCATCAGCAGCCAACCAATTTGCCTCTAATTTCAATCTTTCTCAGTTTGGTAAAGCCACCGATCTTAAAAAACGCTTGTGGTTTACCTTTCTAGCTTTGATTGTCTTTCGATTGCTTTCTTTCGTGCCATTACCGGGAATTGATCCGCGTACAATGGGCGCGCTTTTTGCGCAGACTCATGGTGGTGTGCTCGATTTTTTCAATACTTTTTCTGGTGGCTCTCTTAGCCGCATGTCGCTCATTGCTTTGGGGTTGATGCCTTATATTACAGCATCAATTGTCGTGCAGTTATCTACCTCTCTTAGTCCACATCTTGAGGCTTTGAAAAAAGAAGGCGATAGTGGACGGAAAAAGCTTAATCAGTATACCCGCTATGGAACCGTTCTTCTAACCGCGATTCAGGGCTACTTCATTGCTGTTGGGTTAGAAAACTGGAGAACGCCGGCCGGTCTTTCAGCCGTTGTTGATCCAGGATTATTATTCAGAGTTAGCTGCGTCATATCCCTTATCGGCGGTACCATGTTTTTAATGTGGTTAGGCGAGCAAATTACAAGCCGTGGGGTCGGTAACGGAACATCGCTTATTATTATGGCGGGTATCGTTTCTCAGCTACCTGTTATTATTCTCAATACATTGGAACGCGCTCGTAGCGGTGCTGTTAATCCTGCTCTGGTTTTGGGTATTTTGGTCGTTGTCGTTGGGCTTATTCTTTTTATATGTTTTATGGAACGCGCTCAACGTCGGGTACTTATTCAATATCCTAAGCGTCAATCTGCCCACGGGGTAATGCAAGCGGATAAAAGCCATCTACCTTTAAAATTGAATACAGCTAATGTTATCCCTCCGATTTTTGCGTCTTCTGTTTTGTTGATGCCGTTAACTATTACGCAGTTTGCTGGCCAGAGGATGACCGCAGGCGGTCGCTGGAATAATATATTGATTACGCTTAATCAGTATTTAGCCCATGGCACATGGCTTTATATGTTGCTCTATGGGGCAGGGATCGTCTTTTTCAGCTTTTTCTATACAGCGATCGTTTTTAATCCTGAGGAAACGGCGGATAATCTTAAACGTTATGGTGGTTTTATTCCGGGTATTCGTCCCGGTAAAGCGACGGCAGATTACCTTGATTACTTGCTGACTCGTATAACCGTTGTTGGGGCAGCTTATTTGACTTGTATCTGTCTGGTTCCCGAATTTATGGCCAGTCAACTGGGGATGACCTCTTTTGCCATTGGGGGCACCAGTCTTCTCATCGTGGTTAATGTTACCATTGATACGATTACCCAGATTCAAAGTCATCTGATCGCCCATCAATATGGTGATTTGATCCGTAAGTCTAAACTTCGGGGAAAAACTATCCGGCGACGGTCAAAGTAA
- a CDS encoding aconitate hydratase yields MVFDVDLIKHIYLGYLEKIKKIQIALGKPLTLTEKILYAHLAKGEALKPYQRGIDYVNFAPDRVAMQDATAQMALLQLMNSGRDKVAVPSTVHCDHLIVAYKNAKDDLHSAEKSNKEVYSFLRDVSNKYGIGFWKPGAGIIHQVVLENYAFPGGMMIGTDSHTPNAGGLSMIAIGVGGADAVDVMAGLPWELKMPKIIGVKLIGKLSGWASPKDVILKLAGILTVKGGTNSIIEYFGEGTHTLSATGKATICNMGAEVGATTSIFPFDQKSVDYLNITDRKEIADLAQSLSSCFKADDEVMEKPTDYYDQVIEIDLNHLEPHVNGPFTPDLAYPISKFAQAVAENDYPENMEVGLIGSCTNSSYEDLSRAASVIKNAHSLGLKVKSQLIINPGSEQVKETSDRDGIIANFEQVGAVIMANACGPCIGQWRRAGADKEPRNSIVTSFNRNFAKRNDGNPHTYAFVCSPEIVAAFAIAGSLTFNPLKDSLINEKGESVKLAEPFGDELPKKGFTLKDAGYTAPVSDGSQVKVTVSPDSDRLQLLAPFPAWDGKDIIKQPLLIKVSGKCTTDHISMAGIWLKYRGHLDNIANNMLIGAVNAFNKKTNSVIDPETGNYLAVPALARKYKAEGLGSIIVAEENYGEGSSREHAAMEPRFLNVKAIIVKSFARIHETNLKKQGMLALTFIDKADYEKIAEQDKISILGLTEFAPGKNLIVVLTHKDGSEESFEVSHTYNEAQIEWFKAGSALNKLKSEYTLS; encoded by the coding sequence ATGGTTTTTGATGTTGATTTGATTAAGCACATTTATCTGGGCTATCTTGAAAAAATTAAAAAAATACAAATCGCATTAGGTAAGCCGTTAACGCTGACTGAAAAGATACTCTATGCCCATTTGGCCAAAGGTGAGGCCTTAAAACCGTATCAGCGCGGCATTGATTATGTAAATTTTGCACCTGATCGTGTTGCTATGCAAGATGCAACCGCACAAATGGCGCTTTTACAGTTGATGAATTCAGGGCGTGATAAAGTGGCCGTGCCGTCAACTGTCCATTGTGATCATCTGATCGTGGCCTATAAGAATGCTAAGGATGATCTTCATTCTGCTGAAAAAAGTAATAAGGAAGTGTATTCCTTCCTCCGTGACGTTTCCAATAAATATGGTATTGGCTTCTGGAAACCCGGGGCAGGGATTATTCATCAGGTCGTTTTAGAAAATTACGCCTTTCCAGGCGGTATGATGATAGGGACAGATTCTCACACCCCTAATGCCGGGGGGCTATCCATGATTGCTATCGGGGTAGGGGGGGCGGATGCCGTCGATGTTATGGCGGGATTGCCTTGGGAACTTAAAATGCCGAAAATTATCGGTGTTAAGCTGATAGGAAAATTATCAGGTTGGGCTTCTCCTAAAGATGTCATTCTGAAACTGGCTGGTATTCTGACAGTAAAGGGGGGCACTAATTCTATTATCGAATATTTTGGTGAAGGCACGCATACTCTCTCGGCTACGGGGAAGGCTACAATCTGCAATATGGGAGCCGAGGTAGGCGCTACGACGTCTATTTTCCCCTTTGATCAGAAATCTGTTGATTATCTTAATATTACAGATCGTAAAGAAATTGCTGATTTGGCTCAATCTTTATCCAGCTGCTTTAAGGCTGATGATGAAGTCATGGAAAAGCCGACCGATTATTATGATCAGGTGATCGAAATTGATCTAAATCATTTAGAACCGCATGTGAATGGCCCATTCACCCCTGATTTGGCTTATCCAATTTCCAAATTTGCTCAGGCGGTGGCTGAAAATGATTATCCTGAAAATATGGAAGTTGGTCTGATTGGTTCCTGTACAAATTCTTCTTATGAAGATTTGAGCCGTGCGGCTTCTGTTATTAAAAATGCGCATAGTCTGGGCCTGAAAGTTAAATCACAACTTATTATCAATCCGGGATCGGAACAGGTCAAAGAGACCTCTGATCGGGATGGTATTATTGCAAATTTTGAGCAGGTCGGGGCGGTCATTATGGCCAATGCCTGTGGTCCTTGTATTGGTCAATGGCGTCGGGCTGGGGCGGATAAAGAGCCCCGTAACTCTATTGTTACCTCGTTTAATCGTAATTTCGCTAAACGGAATGACGGCAACCCGCACACCTATGCCTTTGTCTGTTCACCTGAAATAGTGGCTGCTTTTGCTATTGCAGGTAGTCTGACCTTTAATCCGTTAAAAGATAGCCTGATCAATGAAAAAGGTGAATCCGTAAAGCTGGCGGAACCCTTTGGGGATGAGTTGCCGAAAAAAGGTTTCACGCTCAAAGATGCCGGATATACCGCACCTGTTTCTGATGGCAGCCAAGTGAAAGTAACGGTTTCGCCTGATTCTGATCGGTTGCAATTATTGGCGCCTTTTCCGGCATGGGATGGCAAGGATATTATTAAACAACCCTTGTTGATAAAAGTAAGCGGCAAGTGCACGACTGATCATATTTCGATGGCCGGCATCTGGTTGAAATATCGAGGTCATTTGGATAATATTGCCAATAATATGTTGATTGGAGCAGTAAATGCTTTCAACAAAAAGACCAATTCAGTTATTGATCCTGAAACCGGAAATTATTTAGCGGTTCCCGCTTTAGCAAGAAAATATAAAGCTGAAGGTTTAGGCTCTATTATTGTTGCTGAAGAAAATTATGGCGAAGGCTCCTCGCGCGAACATGCTGCAATGGAACCCAGATTTTTAAATGTAAAAGCGATTATTGTAAAATCTTTCGCGCGTATTCACGAAACAAACCTTAAAAAACAAGGTATGCTGGCTTTAACCTTCATTGATAAAGCGGATTATGAAAAAATCGCTGAGCAAGATAAAATCAGTATTCTTGGTTTAACCGAATTTGCACCGGGAAAAAATCTGATAGTTGTTCTTACCCATAAGGATGGCTCTGAGGAATCTTTTGAAGTTAGCCATACTTATAATGAAGCGCAGATTGAGTGGTTTAAAGCCGGTAGTGCTCTCAATAAATTAAAATCAGAATACACGCTATCTTAG
- the icd gene encoding NADP-dependent isocitrate dehydrogenase, giving the protein MSEKITFKNNQLQVPANPIIPFIEGDGVGKEIWQSAQTIFDKAVEKAYGNKRKVDWKQVLAGGKAFDQTGSWMPDETMDAFKTYLIGIKGPLMTPVGGGIRSLNVALRQELDLFVCLRPVRWFKGVETPVKHPEKVNMTIFRENTEDIYAGIEWMEGTDEAKKLYKFLHEEMGVTKVRFPETSSFGIKPVSIEGSERLVRAAIEYAIAQKAPSITLVHKGNIMKFTEGGFKQWAYALAERDFSDKLFTMNQYEKLKKSEGSEAADKALQAAKDAQKIIVKDVITDAFLQNTLLKPEDYSVIATLNLNGDYISDQLAAMVGGIGIAPGANINYATGHAIFEATHGTAPDIAGKNQANPSSLLLSGAMLFDYLGWFEVGQLIIKAMESLFQKGKATVDLARFMPDGQTLTTSQFTEEMVAHL; this is encoded by the coding sequence ATGAGCGAGAAGATTACTTTTAAGAATAATCAGCTACAAGTACCTGCTAATCCGATTATTCCCTTCATTGAAGGGGACGGGGTCGGAAAAGAAATCTGGCAGTCGGCGCAGACCATTTTTGATAAAGCCGTCGAAAAAGCATACGGTAATAAACGTAAAGTGGACTGGAAGCAGGTTTTAGCGGGTGGCAAAGCCTTTGATCAAACCGGTTCATGGATGCCCGATGAAACGATGGATGCCTTTAAGACCTACCTTATCGGTATCAAAGGCCCGCTGATGACGCCCGTCGGGGGTGGTATCCGTTCTTTGAATGTGGCGTTAAGACAAGAGTTAGATCTATTTGTGTGCCTTCGTCCAGTTCGCTGGTTCAAGGGCGTTGAAACCCCTGTCAAGCATCCTGAAAAAGTCAACATGACAATTTTCAGAGAAAATACCGAAGATATTTATGCGGGTATTGAGTGGATGGAAGGAACGGATGAAGCGAAAAAGCTTTATAAATTCCTTCATGAAGAAATGGGCGTTACAAAAGTTCGTTTTCCTGAAACCTCTTCTTTCGGCATCAAACCTGTTTCAATAGAGGGTTCTGAACGTCTTGTAAGAGCAGCGATTGAATATGCCATTGCTCAAAAGGCTCCTTCTATTACCTTGGTGCACAAAGGTAATATTATGAAGTTTACTGAAGGGGGCTTCAAACAATGGGCTTATGCTTTAGCGGAGCGTGATTTCAGCGATAAGCTTTTCACGATGAATCAGTATGAAAAGCTGAAAAAATCGGAAGGCAGTGAAGCGGCAGATAAAGCCTTGCAGGCGGCGAAAGACGCACAAAAAATCATTGTCAAAGATGTGATTACTGATGCGTTTTTACAGAATACTTTATTAAAGCCAGAAGACTATTCTGTTATTGCGACCCTTAATCTTAACGGTGATTATATTTCTGACCAGCTGGCCGCTATGGTTGGGGGTATTGGCATTGCACCAGGGGCTAATATTAATTACGCAACCGGCCATGCTATTTTTGAAGCAACCCACGGCACCGCACCAGACATTGCTGGAAAAAATCAGGCTAATCCATCATCCTTATTGCTTTCAGGCGCCATGCTATTCGATTATTTAGGCTGGTTCGAAGTCGGTCAGCTTATCATTAAGGCCATGGAGTCGCTATTCCAAAAAGGTAAAGCCACGGTTGATCTGGCGCGTTTTATGCCTGATGGCCAAACCTTGACAACAAGCCAGTTCACAGAAGAGATGGTGGCTCATCTTTAA
- a CDS encoding adenylate kinase, giving the protein MNIILFGPPGAGKGTQALRLVRDFGMIQLSTGDMLRQAVQEGTEVGKLAEKIMKEGKLIPDDLMNRVLGERLDKPDTQNGVIFDGFPRTKPQVEALDKLLAERHRKLDCVIEIKVDEEALVKRIVGRYICAKCGAGYHNELHRPKAEGVCDICGSSEFKRRPDDNEEAVRARLIEYREKTAPILPIYEARGIAYHVDGMLPMDEVSEEIEMILKEKGAKPTVSN; this is encoded by the coding sequence ATGAATATTATTCTTTTTGGCCCTCCCGGTGCGGGTAAAGGAACCCAAGCCCTTCGTCTGGTTCGGGACTTTGGGATGATACAGCTTTCCACCGGTGATATGCTGCGTCAAGCGGTACAAGAGGGTACCGAAGTGGGTAAGCTTGCTGAAAAAATTATGAAAGAAGGCAAGCTTATTCCTGATGACCTGATGAACCGTGTTTTAGGGGAAAGACTAGATAAGCCTGATACACAAAATGGCGTTATCTTTGATGGTTTCCCGAGGACCAAACCACAGGTTGAAGCCTTGGATAAATTACTAGCCGAGCGCCACCGTAAGCTTGATTGCGTTATCGAAATAAAAGTCGATGAAGAAGCCTTGGTTAAGCGAATCGTAGGCCGTTATATTTGTGCTAAATGTGGTGCCGGATACCATAATGAGCTGCATCGCCCTAAGGCAGAGGGTGTTTGTGATATTTGTGGATCGTCAGAATTCAAACGCCGCCCTGATGATAATGAAGAAGCGGTTAGAGCAAGACTGATCGAATATCGTGAGAAAACAGCGCCGATCCTGCCTATTTATGAAGCCCGTGGCATTGCCTATCATGTAGATGGTATGCTGCCTATGGATGAGGTATCAGAAGAAATTGAAATGATTTTAAAGGAAAAAGGCGCTAAACCTACTGTTTCTAATTAA
- the rpsM gene encoding 30S ribosomal protein S13 yields the protein MARIAGVNIPTNKRVEIALTYIHGIGPATAKEITTKLGIAPERRVQDLSDNEVLQIREAIDASYTVEGDLRRQVAMNIKRLMDLACYRGLRHRKGLPVRGQRTHTNARTRKGKAKPIAGKKK from the coding sequence ATGGCTCGTATTGCGGGTGTCAATATCCCGACGAATAAACGCGTAGAAATCGCGCTTACTTATATTCATGGCATTGGTCCAGCCACTGCTAAAGAAATTACGACTAAGCTTGGAATTGCGCCGGAACGGCGTGTTCAGGATCTGTCTGACAACGAAGTGTTGCAGATTCGCGAAGCCATTGATGCAAGCTATACCGTCGAAGGTGATCTTCGTCGTCAAGTCGCTATGAACATCAAACGTTTGATGGATCTGGCTTGCTATCGCGGCCTGCGTCATCGCAAAGGCCTGCCTGTCCGTGGTCAGCGTACCCATACCAATGCGCGGACGCGTAAGGGTAAGGCTAAGCCAATCGCTGGCAAGAAGAAATAA
- the rpmD gene encoding 50S ribosomal protein L30, with amino-acid sequence MATIKVTQIGSPIRRSPDQRATLVGLGLNKMHRTRELNDTPDVRGMIRKVAHLVKIEN; translated from the coding sequence ATGGCGACTATTAAAGTTACTCAGATTGGCTCTCCTATCCGCCGCAGTCCTGACCAGCGTGCAACGTTGGTAGGTCTTGGCCTTAATAAGATGCATCGTACGCGTGAGTTGAATGATACGCCGGATGTCCGGGGTATGATTCGCAAAGTGGCGCATCTAGTTAAGATTGAGAATTAA
- a CDS encoding DNA-directed RNA polymerase subunit alpha: MAVNAKNWQELKKPNALEKKASGNGKCKATFVAEPLERGFGLTLGNALRRVLLSSLQGAAITAIKIENVLHEFSSLTGVREDVTDIVLNIKQVAIKMQGDGSRRLHISRTGPGVVTAGDIAVTGDIEVMNPELVICHLDQGATFNVELTVDTGKGYVAAVANRPADAPIGVIPIDALYSPVRQVAYKVENARVGQELDFDKLLLSIETDGTIAPEDAIAYSARILQDQLQLFVHFDDGLAPPASAIGQSATPTSSNEAESSANQLNRNLLKKVDELELSVRSANCLKNDNIIYIGDLVQKTEAEMLRTPNFGRKSLNEIKEVLSAMGLRLGMEIPGWPPENIEEMAKKLEQEY, translated from the coding sequence GTGGCTGTCAACGCTAAGAACTGGCAGGAACTGAAAAAGCCCAACGCCCTGGAAAAGAAAGCGAGCGGGAACGGCAAATGCAAGGCAACTTTTGTTGCTGAACCATTAGAGCGCGGTTTTGGCCTAACGCTTGGTAATGCATTGCGTCGGGTGCTGTTATCTTCGCTGCAAGGTGCGGCCATTACAGCAATTAAGATCGAAAATGTGTTACATGAATTCTCGTCTCTTACTGGAGTACGGGAAGATGTGACGGATATTGTTCTTAATATCAAGCAAGTCGCGATTAAAATGCAAGGAGACGGAAGCCGTCGCCTGCATATTTCGCGTACAGGCCCGGGCGTAGTGACTGCCGGTGACATTGCCGTAACAGGTGATATCGAAGTGATGAATCCTGAACTGGTAATTTGTCATCTTGATCAGGGCGCAACTTTTAATGTTGAACTGACCGTTGATACCGGAAAAGGGTATGTGGCGGCTGTTGCTAATCGTCCGGCTGATGCCCCTATAGGGGTAATCCCGATTGATGCGCTTTATTCTCCAGTACGCCAAGTGGCGTATAAGGTTGAAAATGCGCGTGTTGGTCAAGAGCTTGACTTTGATAAGTTGCTACTATCCATTGAAACGGATGGTACGATCGCACCTGAAGACGCTATTGCTTATTCAGCACGCATTCTTCAGGATCAGCTCCAGCTCTTTGTTCACTTTGATGATGGTCTGGCACCGCCAGCTTCTGCAATTGGACAGAGTGCAACACCAACTTCCAGTAATGAGGCTGAAAGCAGCGCTAACCAGCTTAATCGCAACCTTCTCAAAAAGGTTGATGAACTTGAGCTCTCAGTGCGTTCTGCTAACTGTCTCAAGAACGACAACATCATTTATATCGGTGATCTTGTTCAGAAGACCGAAGCTGAAATGCTTCGCACGCCTAATTTTGGTCGTAAATCTTTGAATGAAATCAAGGAAGTATTGTCCGCTATGGGGCTGCGTTTAGGCATGGAAATTCCGGGTTGGCCACCTGAAAATATTGAGGAAATGGCCAAAAAACTGGAACAAGAATATTGA